A stretch of the Colias croceus chromosome 13, ilColCroc2.1 genome encodes the following:
- the LOC123696670 gene encoding 2-oxoisovalerate dehydrogenase subunit alpha, mitochondrial, with protein sequence MALRSGVSFLRFTALRSSRLLSTHTRPDIQQNGGKTAEFPGARAPYVTEMKFLNETNYEPIPIYRVLDNNGEVIVGSEEPDLDKDVLLNMYKTMIQLNQMDKILYESQRQGRISFYMTNYGEEGMHVGSAAALSLRDMVFAQYREVGVLLYRGMTISELVNQCYGNHEDPGKGRHMPVHYGSKQLNIVTISSPLATQIPQAVGAAYAFKRQPDNDRCVICYFGEGAASEGDAFAAFNFAATLECPVILFCRNNGYAISTPSSEQYRGDGIAARGPSLGINTIRVDGTDALAVYNAVRAAKEMAVKNKPVLIEAMSYRVGHHSTSDDSTAYRSIEEIQKWTTDENPIQKLRLYIERKGLWNEEADKALIKESRDIVVRTMQNAEKKKKPHWKEMFEDVYYDMPPKLQKQMNQLEQHLKKNGEHYPLDNFQKE encoded by the exons ATGGCGCTGCGTAGTGGTGTTAGTTTTTTGAGATTTACTGCGCTCCGTTCGTCTAGG cTTCTGTCAACGCATACGCGACCGGATATCCAACAAAATGGCGGGAAAACTGCAGAATTCCCCGGTGCCAGAGCACCATACGTTACAGAGATGAAGTTTTTGAACGAAACCAATTATGAGCCGATACCAATATACAGGGTGCTTGATAATAACGGCGAGGTGATAGTGGGGAGTGAAGAACCAGACTTAGATAAAGATGTACTGTTgaatatgtataaaacaatGATACAGTTGAATCAAATGGACAAAATTCTGTATGAGTCTCAAAG acAGGGTCGCATATCATTCTACATGACGAACTACGGCGAAGAAGGCATGCATGTCGGTAGCGCTGCCGCCCTATCTCTTAGAGATATGGTCTTTGCGCAATATAGAGAAGTTGGAGTACTCTTATATAGAGGCATGACCATATCAGAACTAGTGAACcagtgttatggaaaccacgAAGATCCTGGCAAGGGAAGACATATGCCAGTGCACTATGGCAGCAAGCAATTGAATATCGTCACTATATCCAGTCCTTtag CAACCCAAATTCCACAAGCAGTTGGTGCAGCTTACGCCTTCAAGCGTCAACCAGACAATGATCGCTGTGTTATTTGTTACTTCGGTGAAGGTGCTGCTTCTGAAGGTGACGCGTTCGCTGCTTTTAACTTTGCGGCTACTCTTGAATGTCCTGTTATTTTGTTCTG CAGAAACAACGGCTACGCGATATCAACTCCATCTAGCGAGCAGTATCGAGGTGACGGTATCGCGGCACGCGGGCCTTCGCTGGGTATCAACACGATACGGGTAGATGGTACGGACGCGCTCGCTGTGTACAATGCGGTGCGGGCCGCTAAGGAAATGGCCGTTAAGAACAAGCCTGTGCTGATTGAGGCTATGTCTTATAG gGTAGGTCACCATTCTACGTCTGACGACAGCACAGCCTATAGATCTATAGAAGAAATACAAAAGTGGACCACTGATGAAAATCCGATACAAAAATTACGCCTATATATTGAACGTAAAG GTCTTTGGAATGAAGAAGCAGACAAGGCATTGATAAAAGAATCTCGAGACATCGTCGTAAGGACGATGCAAAATGCcgaaaagaaaaagaaaccaCATTGGAAAGAAATGTTCGAAGATGTGTATTACGATATGCCGCCAAAACTACA aaaaCAGATGAATCAATTGGAACAGCACCTGAAGAAAAATGGCGAGCACTATCCGTTAGATAACTTTCAAAAGGAATAA